From Girardinichthys multiradiatus isolate DD_20200921_A chromosome 3, DD_fGirMul_XY1, whole genome shotgun sequence, the proteins below share one genomic window:
- the gsdmeb gene encoding gasdermin Eb → MFAVATKNFVEEVDDGGLLIPVCSLNDTVGLLTVVVKRKRFWFWQKPKYLPTDFSLNDLLTGDSPVTPVVLETDFIKYSSTFGDNVQGNVDAKFVKANLSLESKDSSKLQSSFGSLKKEEVEVQKLLRDSKDRVLDMSHSLIQQNREKQKQVFGIVKERIITTQPCSVIEEVQQGGQCGGSLTSCGPKASKVALKENGSLSIDSNITMEIPTHTTLAYSLIELEIKQDGHFELCVMSGTRGGFEVDGHVEKRLLGVQTSENLPLQQELERLKHHFQLLSALPASTRSSLLQHVTELMQDPAAISALQNALDRMLGKKPSLDDDDELMESQQQNIRAVFNLLEQSGAEESTQTSLLTALHLTVSALDEMSYDCLPVLKLCGNPATLQTLELLVQCASGNRQTTVSSAALPGDVYARTEHLFASSGVSLRRDGDVVRAEITNEPGNQPLILFIAIKSLASLAHGC, encoded by the exons ATGTTTGCCGTAGCAACCAAAAACTTTGTGGAGGAGGTGGATGATGGAGGCTTACTGATCCCAGTGTGCAGCCTGAACGACACCGTCGGTCTTCTGACGGTGGTGGTGAAGCGGAAACGCTTCTGGTTCTGGCAGAAACCCAAATATCTTCCAACCGACTTTAGCCTGAACGACCTGCTGACAGGTGACTCACCTGTAACGCCAG TTGTGTTGGAGACGGACTTCATCAAATACAGCAGCACGTTTGGTGACAACGTGCAGGGGAACGTGGATGCCAAGTTTGTCAAAGCCAACCTGAGCCTGGAGAGTAAAGACTCCTCCAAACTCCAGTCGTCCTTTGGCAGTTTGAAGAAAGAGGAAGTTGAAGTTCAGAAGTTGCTGCGAGACTCCAAAGACAG AGTTCTGGACATGTCCCACTCTCTGATCCAGCAGAACagagagaaacagaaacaggtGTTTGGCATCGTGAAGGAGCGCATCATCACCACACAGCCCTGTTCAGTCATAGAGGAGGTGCAGCAGGGGGGACAGTGCGGAGGGAGTCTGACCTCCTGCGGCCCCAAAGCATCTAAA GTTGCACTGAAGGAAAATGGAAGTTTGAGCATCGACAGCAACATTACAATGGAGATCCCTACACACACCACTCTAGCCTACAGCCTTATAGAGCTGGAGATCAAGCAGGATGGGCACTTTG AGCTGTGTGTGATGTCAGGCACCAGAGGAGGTTTTGAAGTAGACGGCCATGTTGAGAAGCGGCTGCTGGGTGTGCAGACCTCAGAGAACCTTCCGCTTCAACAGG aactggagagactgaagcATCATTTCCAGCTGCTTTCTGCTCTCCCAGCTTCCACCAGGTCGTCTCTGCTCCAACACGTCACAGAACTGATGCAGGACCCGGCAGCCATCAGTGCACTTCAGAACGCG CTGGACCGGATGCTGGGTAAGAAACCCAGcctggatgatgatgatgaattaATGGAGTCTCAGCAGCAGAACATCCGAGCAGTTTTTAACCTGCTGGAGCAATCTGGTGCAGAGGAGTCGACTCAGACGTCACTCCTCACCGCATTGCATCTGACCGTCAGTGCATTAGATG AGATGTCATATGATTGTCttcctgttttaaaactatGTGGTAATCCTGCCACCCTACAGACATTGGAGCtactg GTGCAGTGTGCATCAGGAAACAGGCAGACGACTGTGAGCAGCGCAGCACTGCCAGGTGACGTCTATGCGAGGACTGAACATCTGTTTGCCTCCTCTGGTGTATCTCTAAGGAGAGACGGTGATGTGGTGCGGGCTGAAATCACGAATGAACCTGGAAATCAACCTCTGATCTTGTTTATCGCTATTAAAAGTCTCGCCTCTTTAGCCCACGGTTGTTGA